From the genome of Polyangiaceae bacterium, one region includes:
- a CDS encoding DUF2007 domain-containing protein, protein MTKARQAKEPKEHLEPPLPNPSSRWSRLAFTIVPVVVFLLAQQVMLPGVDAGAFAGWTGSTDQYNIVGLGIQPVISAALLVEIVAVLVPRWRHLRHGGAEGRAKLLRATTILAVVLAVFQGYAVNSVLQGPPFAAPGGILPALLITMTLVAGAMLAKLLADMMSHRGLASGYGVFIGVFAVVDVGYSIRNLARSAPTPMEVLGFAGQIAGAAALTWFVLERMRPRKVELVGQKQDEGATSDSDALNPYAAPQTSVETKPAEQSKASSLHLPIPASGIGPYTLVGTLLAFPMTFALVVPGAAALADLLENKTTEKLVSIWLLFSLTWYLAWLFNQPRRVAEVYARLRGTKVSKAHVEAEAREALRHATPYALLYLLGLLVIDFAAKRSLLASVNTWSIAIAVALSIDLVTEFQALGLERDLVSVWPEHRPYAIAAARKALEDAGIFVHVRDERQRRLLQFGAPYVPMEIFVARKDARRAAKILNDLLLAKPEFETDQAEESASQPLVLPRRRSIAKGVVVMIALLTAAGVVLSLPVKKTAVARQPRTTKLEFVLVDDEHSIAEESANMPIGLVLSREQVSNGLSGTAVRRFAEALKTDYETLEDARERLEAWTKTLTLPEGDRVAIGEFQGYDEDNAGYVVIGWRTYLLKGSAILTEADVATARAMRDPNTGEWLARLEFTDDGAKRFEKFTAENIKRRLAILLDGRVQSAPVIQTKIPGGIATITMGTGSQEKQMQDARNLEKALNGE, encoded by the coding sequence ATGACGAAAGCGCGTCAAGCCAAAGAGCCGAAGGAACATCTCGAACCGCCGTTGCCGAACCCGAGCAGTCGGTGGTCGCGGCTTGCGTTTACAATCGTTCCGGTGGTTGTATTTTTGCTTGCACAACAGGTGATGTTGCCGGGCGTGGATGCTGGCGCATTCGCGGGCTGGACGGGCAGCACTGATCAGTACAACATCGTTGGGCTGGGCATCCAGCCGGTCATTTCGGCAGCGCTGCTGGTGGAAATCGTGGCGGTGTTGGTTCCGCGGTGGCGGCATTTGCGTCATGGAGGGGCGGAGGGACGAGCCAAACTATTGCGCGCGACGACGATCTTGGCTGTCGTGCTTGCCGTCTTTCAGGGGTACGCGGTGAACTCGGTCCTTCAAGGGCCGCCATTTGCAGCTCCGGGAGGAATCCTGCCCGCTTTGCTAATCACGATGACGCTCGTGGCTGGAGCGATGTTGGCAAAGCTGCTGGCGGACATGATGAGCCATCGGGGATTGGCGAGCGGTTATGGGGTATTCATTGGAGTATTCGCCGTTGTCGATGTGGGGTATTCCATTCGAAACTTGGCGAGGTCAGCGCCGACGCCGATGGAAGTTCTTGGATTCGCGGGCCAAATCGCAGGCGCCGCGGCATTGACTTGGTTCGTGCTCGAACGAATGCGTCCGAGAAAAGTGGAATTGGTTGGGCAGAAGCAGGATGAGGGCGCGACAAGTGATTCGGATGCGCTCAATCCGTACGCAGCTCCGCAAACGAGTGTGGAAACGAAGCCGGCGGAACAATCAAAGGCGAGCTCCTTGCATTTGCCCATTCCAGCTTCCGGCATTGGGCCGTATACGCTGGTGGGGACGTTGCTCGCGTTCCCAATGACATTTGCTCTTGTTGTGCCGGGCGCAGCAGCTTTGGCGGATTTGCTAGAAAACAAAACCACTGAAAAATTGGTTTCGATTTGGCTGCTCTTTTCGCTGACGTGGTATCTCGCGTGGCTTTTTAATCAACCGCGACGCGTTGCGGAGGTTTACGCGCGACTACGCGGAACGAAGGTATCCAAGGCTCACGTCGAAGCCGAGGCGCGCGAAGCGCTAAGGCACGCGACGCCGTATGCGCTGCTTTATCTGCTTGGACTTTTGGTGATTGATTTCGCTGCGAAAAGGAGCTTACTCGCATCTGTCAATACGTGGAGCATCGCCATCGCCGTTGCATTGTCGATCGACTTGGTAACGGAATTCCAAGCGCTCGGATTGGAGCGGGACCTGGTTTCGGTGTGGCCCGAGCATCGCCCGTACGCGATTGCTGCGGCACGAAAGGCGCTCGAGGATGCGGGCATATTCGTACATGTGCGGGATGAACGGCAGCGGCGTCTTTTGCAATTCGGTGCACCTTACGTGCCGATGGAGATTTTTGTTGCACGCAAAGATGCCCGACGTGCAGCCAAAATTCTAAATGATCTGCTCCTTGCAAAACCAGAATTCGAAACGGACCAAGCCGAAGAAAGCGCGAGCCAGCCGCTGGTTTTGCCGCGGCGGAGATCCATTGCAAAAGGCGTCGTGGTCATGATCGCGCTGCTCACGGCAGCCGGGGTCGTGCTTTCCTTGCCTGTGAAAAAAACGGCGGTCGCGCGTCAGCCTCGAACGACGAAGCTGGAATTCGTACTGGTGGACGATGAGCACTCGATAGCCGAGGAATCGGCCAATATGCCGATTGGACTCGTGCTCTCTAGGGAACAAGTCTCCAATGGGTTGAGCGGGACGGCGGTACGCCGATTCGCCGAGGCGCTCAAAACGGATTATGAGACGCTAGAAGACGCACGTGAACGGCTCGAAGCATGGACGAAAACGCTTACCTTGCCCGAAGGGGATCGCGTCGCGATTGGCGAGTTTCAGGGCTACGATGAAGACAACGCCGGATACGTCGTCATTGGTTGGCGAACGTATTTGTTGAAAGGTTCCGCCATTCTCACGGAGGCTGACGTCGCGACGGCTCGAGCGATGCGCGATCCCAACACCGGTGAATGGCTCGCGCGCCTCGAATTCACGGACGATGGCGCCAAGCGCTTCGAGAAGTTCACGGCGGAAAACATCAAGCGCAGGCTGGCCATTTTGCTCGATGGCCGCGTACAGAGCGCTCCGGTGATTCAGACGAAGATTCCAGGCGGCATTGCAACGATCACGATGGGCACGGGCTCCCAGGAAAAGCAAATGCAAGATGCTCGGAACCTCGAAAAAGCACTCAATGGGGAGTGA
- a CDS encoding nucleotidyltransferase family protein: MTDPLSPETLRLLRDRDARPEIQPGAHADALLRRHVLAQIAEAMRDAHITALLVKGAALALTVYPEAAARRMSDIDMLVAEGDHERAVRALERLGWLVARSESRRLSGVMLGETMVQARAGTMTFTVEVHSSLDKVVRRPISFADLAARASHAPGLEGLSVPSREDHALLVALHASTHAYRHELALQDMELLLRSGLDRDELRRRCERFHLRTVMFVMMSVLRSLGAASVDDELVRVFDPGRFRRALLDRFYDLERFPPARGAEELGVAWLVRQAPLWDDPSMFVMGVAKYSGLRGAERILEVLTKYAASTKR, translated from the coding sequence ATGACCGATCCTCTTTCTCCCGAAACGTTGCGCCTGCTCCGAGATCGCGATGCGCGGCCGGAAATCCAACCAGGCGCGCATGCGGACGCTCTGTTGCGCAGACACGTGCTCGCGCAAATCGCCGAAGCGATGCGCGACGCGCACATCACGGCGCTGCTCGTCAAAGGCGCAGCACTGGCGCTGACGGTGTATCCGGAAGCCGCTGCACGACGCATGTCCGACATCGACATGCTGGTCGCCGAAGGGGATCACGAGCGTGCGGTGCGTGCGCTCGAACGGCTGGGATGGCTCGTCGCGCGTAGCGAAAGTCGGCGGCTGAGCGGTGTGATGCTGGGTGAAACGATGGTGCAAGCTCGCGCGGGAACGATGACGTTCACGGTCGAAGTGCACTCGTCGCTGGACAAGGTGGTGCGTCGTCCGATTTCGTTTGCGGATCTCGCGGCACGTGCGTCGCATGCACCGGGGCTCGAAGGTTTGTCCGTGCCATCGCGCGAAGATCACGCGCTGCTCGTGGCACTGCATGCATCGACGCACGCGTATCGGCACGAGCTGGCGTTGCAAGACATGGAGCTGCTCTTGCGAAGCGGGCTCGATCGAGACGAGCTCCGCCGTCGCTGTGAACGCTTCCATTTGCGCACGGTGATGTTCGTGATGATGTCGGTGCTGCGAAGTCTCGGAGCTGCATCGGTCGACGACGAGCTCGTGCGCGTGTTCGATCCAGGGCGGTTTCGCCGGGCGTTGCTCGATCGGTTTTACGATCTGGAACGATTTCCACCGGCACGTGGCGCGGAAGAGCTGGGCGTCGCATGGCTCGTTCGGCAAGCGCCGCTCTGGGATGATCCGAGCATGTTCGTGATGGGCGTGGCGAAGTACAGCGGCCTACGTGGTGCGGAACGGATACTCGAGGTGCTCACGAAGTATGCGGCGAGCACCAAGCGATGA
- a CDS encoding DUF898 family protein: MGAYAPPQGGYGPPPGQPGMGMGGGAAAGGQRVVFNGEGGKLFGTYLLYGAAPVAVAYVIFGILFSIGMAIDRAAGAGGILMVIMGGLGGLLLIAGVLVASVMFSNKFYAFYYEALSLDGQQCQYIGTPQELAKILVINAILTNITCGIYTPWAIVRMKEFVDSKVLVNGQPNRLTFHGDPASLLGTYILGSILTSVTCGIYAPWFINDIFAFMWENTKLDGRNYQFRKDPGGFFGTYLLAVILSSITCGIYYPWGFCNILKWEAERVA; this comes from the coding sequence ATGGGCGCCTATGCGCCTCCGCAAGGTGGCTATGGTCCGCCGCCAGGGCAACCTGGCATGGGCATGGGCGGCGGCGCTGCCGCTGGCGGCCAGCGCGTCGTTTTCAATGGCGAAGGCGGCAAGTTGTTCGGGACGTACCTGCTCTACGGTGCTGCGCCCGTCGCGGTTGCGTACGTCATCTTCGGGATCCTGTTCAGCATCGGCATGGCCATCGACAGGGCTGCCGGCGCCGGCGGCATTCTCATGGTGATCATGGGCGGTCTCGGCGGCCTGCTCCTGATCGCCGGCGTGCTGGTCGCTTCGGTCATGTTCTCGAACAAGTTCTACGCCTTCTACTACGAGGCGCTCTCGCTCGATGGACAGCAGTGTCAATACATCGGGACGCCCCAGGAACTTGCCAAGATCCTCGTCATCAACGCGATCCTCACGAACATCACGTGCGGCATCTACACGCCGTGGGCCATCGTGCGCATGAAGGAGTTCGTCGACAGCAAGGTGCTCGTCAACGGACAACCGAATCGCCTCACCTTCCACGGCGATCCCGCATCGCTCCTCGGTACGTACATCCTCGGGTCGATCCTCACGAGCGTCACCTGCGGCATCTACGCCCCTTGGTTCATCAACGACATCTTCGCGTTCATGTGGGAAAACACGAAGCTCGACGGCAGGAACTACCAATTCCGCAAGGACCCCGGTGGGTTTTTCGGGACGTACCTGCTCGCCGTGATCTTGTCGTCGATCACCTGCGGCATCTACTACCCGTGGGGCTTCTGCAACATCCTCAAGTGGGAAGCCGAACGCGTGGCGTGA
- a CDS encoding DUF4139 domain-containing protein, with protein MKKILLPLSFVCLFGCGRTTSYVRSDTTLGRVVVYRNGVAYFERYAEINGDSLRLSVPGDKIDDFLKSLTVTDATTGKPAPIAYPTHGSAFVGNEQLQNQQSQSAMGGNVSGAGMVSMEIQLQGPKPHKLFLSYVTEAPSWKPSYRISMGKGGKMKLEGWAIVDNTSGEDWNKVKLGVGSSSAMSFRFDLRSIRMVQRETLQSNDLFAQAPPMGGSSFAGVPMPAGGKRVVVELDDARLASAVRARDEEREDSVSFDKRAAPAKPKVGGAVATGTTALGGFGGVGRGAAAPKADSRPMPQQAPRPQPDSGLDRLAAQYRGTRKQVVVEGWADAKDGDKYGASLERANKAREQLIRSGLDPAQVVAVGNGMRQGRAGGVSIVEAPPEEAQAGQMQTVATKVPEAEGSEPIGKSYFESQTSMTVPKATSAMVSILSTETDGGFVYLYDPDGARGNKTYPFRTVRLMNPTNSVLESGPVAVFGEDGFIGEGMSEPIPAKSFAFVPFALDRQIVVERKDDTRDAIARILTVQRGVFSTEIKHTRKKTLSLTNRMQDKATVYVKHVVAAGFKLTKAPESQERMGEAYLFKIEVPAGAKVDVNIEEETPLFKSTDIRSSVGMEMVRAYLSTSAVTGKLKDSVGKLLDLQKEIGNLEQRITTSREQMSEYRSRMDELHAQIVTLKVVKSAGPLMQSLEKKMQEVSDRLSKATIDLVALQEKLMLARISFQDGVAELSLETETQPAAATTTL; from the coding sequence ATGAAGAAGATTTTGCTCCCCCTCTCCTTCGTTTGTCTCTTCGGATGCGGTCGCACGACCAGTTACGTTCGAAGCGACACGACGCTCGGACGCGTCGTCGTCTATCGCAACGGCGTCGCGTACTTCGAGAGGTACGCCGAGATCAACGGCGACTCGCTGCGCCTCAGCGTCCCGGGCGACAAGATCGACGACTTCTTGAAGTCGCTCACGGTCACGGATGCGACCACGGGCAAACCCGCTCCCATCGCGTATCCGACGCACGGATCAGCGTTTGTCGGAAACGAACAATTGCAGAACCAACAATCCCAATCGGCGATGGGCGGCAACGTCAGTGGCGCGGGCATGGTCAGCATGGAGATCCAGCTTCAAGGACCGAAGCCGCACAAACTTTTCTTGTCGTACGTGACCGAAGCTCCGTCTTGGAAGCCGAGTTATCGCATCTCGATGGGCAAAGGCGGCAAGATGAAGCTCGAAGGATGGGCGATCGTCGACAACACGTCGGGCGAAGATTGGAACAAGGTCAAACTCGGTGTGGGATCGAGCTCGGCGATGTCGTTCCGCTTCGACCTGCGATCGATTCGGATGGTGCAGCGCGAGACGCTTCAGTCGAACGATCTGTTTGCCCAAGCGCCGCCGATGGGTGGTTCGTCCTTCGCGGGCGTGCCGATGCCTGCCGGGGGCAAACGCGTCGTGGTGGAGCTCGACGATGCGCGATTGGCGTCGGCCGTGCGAGCGCGTGACGAGGAGCGCGAGGACTCGGTTTCGTTCGACAAACGCGCGGCACCGGCCAAGCCGAAGGTAGGTGGCGCGGTAGCGACCGGCACGACGGCACTTGGTGGATTTGGCGGCGTTGGACGCGGCGCAGCTGCTCCGAAAGCGGATTCGAGGCCGATGCCGCAACAAGCGCCGCGGCCGCAGCCCGACAGCGGACTCGATCGTCTTGCGGCGCAATACCGCGGGACGCGCAAGCAGGTCGTGGTCGAGGGGTGGGCCGATGCGAAAGATGGCGACAAGTACGGTGCGTCGCTCGAACGCGCGAACAAAGCGCGCGAGCAGCTCATTCGCTCTGGGCTGGATCCCGCGCAAGTCGTCGCCGTGGGCAACGGTATGCGGCAAGGCCGCGCCGGTGGCGTGAGCATCGTCGAAGCGCCGCCGGAAGAGGCGCAAGCGGGCCAGATGCAGACCGTGGCCACGAAGGTGCCCGAGGCCGAGGGCAGCGAGCCCATCGGCAAGTCGTACTTCGAGTCGCAGACATCGATGACCGTACCGAAAGCGACGTCGGCCATGGTGTCGATCCTCAGCACGGAGACGGATGGCGGGTTTGTCTATCTGTACGATCCCGACGGCGCTCGTGGAAACAAGACGTATCCATTCCGCACGGTGCGCCTGATGAATCCTACGAATTCGGTGCTGGAAAGCGGCCCCGTTGCAGTGTTTGGCGAAGACGGTTTCATCGGCGAGGGCATGAGTGAACCCATTCCGGCCAAATCTTTTGCGTTCGTACCGTTTGCCCTCGACAGGCAGATCGTGGTCGAGCGCAAGGACGACACGCGCGACGCGATCGCGCGCATCTTGACGGTGCAGCGGGGCGTGTTCTCCACCGAGATCAAGCACACGCGCAAAAAGACGCTCAGCTTGACGAATCGCATGCAGGACAAAGCGACGGTTTATGTGAAGCACGTCGTTGCAGCGGGCTTCAAGCTGACCAAAGCACCCGAGTCGCAAGAGCGCATGGGCGAAGCGTACTTGTTCAAGATCGAGGTCCCGGCGGGGGCGAAAGTGGACGTGAACATCGAAGAGGAAACGCCGCTTTTCAAGAGCACCGACATTCGGTCGTCGGTGGGCATGGAAATGGTACGCGCGTATCTGTCGACGTCGGCCGTCACGGGCAAACTCAAGGACTCCGTGGGCAAACTGCTCGACCTGCAGAAGGAAATCGGCAACCTCGAACAACGCATCACGACGAGCCGTGAACAGATGAGCGAGTACCGCAGCCGCATGGACGAGCTTCACGCGCAGATCGTGACGTTGAAGGTGGTCAAGAGCGCCGGGCCCTTGATGCAGAGCCTCGAGAAGAAGATGCAGGAAGTGAGTGATCGACTGTCCAAGGCGACCATTGATCTCGTGGCGCTTCAGGAAAAGTTGATGCTCGCGCGCATCAGCTTCCAAGACGGCGTGGCCGAGTTGTCCCTCGAAACCGAAACGCAACCAGCCGCCGCAACAACCACGCTGTGA
- a CDS encoding DUF2760 domain-containing protein, with translation MSATASLPFTTRLWFAWACFFRVLFDGLFAQRVFQVREAPAVEPLPEPVKLPEKPAPEKPKEADTTAALQLLALLQREGRLVDFLEQDIATFPDAEIGAAVRVVHEGCRKALRDHVDISPVRAEEEGAKVTLEAGFSANEVKLTGDVKGKPPYRGTLQHRGWKAKNLKLPKLTAEHDSSILAPAEVEL, from the coding sequence GTGTCCGCCACAGCCTCGCTCCCGTTCACCACTCGCCTCTGGTTCGCCTGGGCCTGTTTCTTCCGCGTCCTCTTCGACGGACTCTTCGCACAGCGCGTCTTTCAGGTTCGTGAGGCGCCCGCGGTCGAGCCCCTGCCGGAACCCGTCAAGCTGCCCGAAAAACCAGCTCCCGAAAAACCCAAAGAAGCCGACACCACCGCGGCCCTTCAGCTCCTCGCGCTGCTTCAACGAGAAGGCAGGCTCGTCGATTTTTTGGAGCAGGACATCGCCACATTTCCAGATGCCGAGATAGGCGCTGCCGTCCGCGTCGTGCACGAAGGATGCCGCAAAGCGCTCCGCGATCACGTCGACATAAGCCCCGTTCGAGCTGAAGAAGAAGGCGCCAAAGTCACGCTCGAAGCAGGTTTTTCCGCGAACGAAGTAAAACTCACGGGCGACGTCAAAGGCAAACCTCCTTATCGCGGAACCCTTCAGCATCGAGGCTGGAAAGCCAAAAATTTGAAATTGCCGAAGCTGACGGCTGAACATGATTCGTCCATTCTTGCCCCTGCGGAGGTCGAGCTGTGA
- a CDS encoding Hsp70 family protein has translation MSARHVVGIDLGTTHSALAFAEHGQEKPAIDILPVLQLVARAALEERVLLPSFYYAAHESEGAQSLPWDQERTFVIGEYARARGIDAPNRLVSSAKSWLSHAGVDRRSALLPLGAPEDVEKISPVEASWRYLEHLSEAWAHKFGAENSLGAQEIVLTVPASFDAAARDLTVEAAGLAGFEDLTLLEEPQAALYAWIDEAGDDWRKYIHPGDIILVVDVGGGTTDFSAIAATEENGALALHRVAVGDHILLGGDNMDLALAYVARKKLLDEGKELDRWQMIALTHAARIAKERILLDASIDKLPVVVPSRGAKLLGASLRTELSREDVQKILVDGFFPSVNASARPQARPRAALTQIGLPYAHDAAVTRHLAAFLGRHAKATERIEGFSGKSSSTASILHPTVLLFNGGVMKGKALSDRVVSTLNAWLEAEGAKPVRVLPAADLDLAVAKGAATYGLVRKGRGLRIRGGTARAYYVGIESAMPAVPGMEPPITALCVAPFGMEEGTKAALPPHELGVVVGEPVRFRFFGSSVRRDDRAGTELESWKEGEIDELSPIEVTLPADGRMEGDVVPVRLEASVTEVGTLLVEAVPLEPQKPGERWKVELGVRSHAGEVTVEGEG, from the coding sequence GTGAGCGCACGTCACGTCGTTGGTATCGATTTGGGCACGACCCATTCGGCCCTTGCTTTCGCCGAACATGGCCAAGAAAAACCCGCGATCGACATCTTGCCCGTGCTTCAGCTCGTCGCCCGCGCAGCGCTGGAAGAGCGCGTCCTCTTGCCATCCTTTTATTACGCAGCGCACGAAAGCGAAGGCGCGCAAAGTTTGCCCTGGGACCAAGAACGAACGTTTGTCATTGGCGAATACGCTCGGGCACGAGGCATCGACGCCCCGAATCGCCTCGTCTCCAGCGCAAAAAGCTGGCTCTCGCATGCCGGCGTCGATCGGCGTTCGGCACTTTTGCCCTTGGGCGCTCCCGAAGACGTCGAAAAAATATCGCCCGTCGAAGCTTCTTGGCGATACCTCGAGCACCTCTCCGAAGCATGGGCGCATAAGTTTGGCGCGGAAAATTCGCTCGGCGCGCAGGAAATCGTATTGACCGTGCCCGCATCGTTCGATGCCGCCGCGCGAGATCTCACCGTGGAAGCCGCAGGGCTCGCCGGATTCGAAGATCTCACCCTCCTCGAAGAACCCCAAGCCGCACTTTATGCTTGGATCGATGAAGCAGGCGACGACTGGCGCAAATACATTCATCCAGGCGACATCATTCTCGTCGTCGACGTCGGCGGAGGTACGACCGATTTTTCGGCAATTGCGGCAACCGAAGAAAATGGAGCGCTCGCTTTGCATCGCGTCGCCGTCGGTGATCACATTTTGCTCGGCGGCGACAACATGGACCTCGCGCTCGCGTACGTCGCACGAAAAAAACTGCTCGATGAAGGCAAAGAGCTCGACCGCTGGCAAATGATCGCGCTCACGCATGCAGCGCGCATTGCCAAAGAACGCATTTTGTTGGATGCATCCATCGATAAACTTCCGGTCGTCGTTCCGAGCCGCGGGGCAAAGCTGCTCGGCGCATCCTTGCGCACGGAGCTTTCACGCGAAGACGTCCAAAAAATACTCGTGGACGGCTTCTTCCCGAGCGTGAACGCATCCGCACGTCCCCAAGCGCGCCCGCGCGCGGCACTCACGCAAATTGGTTTGCCCTACGCGCACGATGCAGCAGTTACTCGGCACTTGGCGGCATTTCTCGGACGACATGCCAAAGCGACCGAGCGCATCGAAGGTTTTTCCGGGAAATCCTCTTCTACGGCATCCATCCTTCATCCGACCGTGCTCCTCTTCAATGGCGGCGTGATGAAAGGAAAAGCGCTCTCGGATCGAGTCGTCTCGACGCTCAATGCGTGGCTCGAAGCGGAAGGTGCAAAGCCCGTGCGCGTTCTGCCCGCGGCCGATTTGGATTTGGCCGTTGCCAAAGGTGCCGCTACCTATGGCCTCGTGCGCAAAGGCCGAGGGCTCCGCATTCGAGGCGGAACGGCGCGAGCCTATTACGTTGGAATCGAGAGCGCCATGCCTGCCGTCCCGGGAATGGAACCGCCGATCACGGCGCTATGCGTCGCCCCCTTCGGAATGGAAGAAGGAACGAAAGCAGCATTGCCGCCGCATGAATTGGGCGTCGTCGTCGGCGAGCCCGTGCGATTCCGCTTTTTCGGCTCGTCCGTTCGTCGAGACGACCGAGCGGGAACCGAATTGGAATCGTGGAAAGAGGGCGAAATCGACGAGCTTTCTCCCATTGAAGTGACACTGCCCGCGGACGGTCGTATGGAGGGCGATGTCGTCCCCGTGCGGCTCGAAGCAAGCGTGACCGAAGTGGGAACATTATTGGTCGAGGCCGTTCCGCTCGAGCCTCAAAAACCGGGCGAGCGGTGGAAGGTCGAGCTTGGCGTGCGATCGCACGCAGGTGAAGTCACGGTCGAGGGCGAGGGATAA